A stretch of DNA from Peromyscus maniculatus bairdii isolate BWxNUB_F1_BW_parent chromosome 7, HU_Pman_BW_mat_3.1, whole genome shotgun sequence:
GTTCCACAAAGCAATGTCTTAAGTTGACTTGAAGCCAAAGGGCCCTCCCTGACCCGCTGTTTTTtgtctcttcccaccccctcatCGATGGGTTCCAGTGAGATGAGTCAGAAAATGGCCAAGGAGGGCCCCAGGCTCTCCAAGAACCAGAAGTTCTCGGAACACTTCAGCATCCACTGTTGCCCACCCTTCACCTTCCTCAACTCCAAGCGTGAGATCGTGGACCGCAAGTACAGCATCTGCAAGAGCGGCTGCTTCTaccagaagaaggaggaggattgGATCTGCTGCGCCTGCCAGAAGACCAGGTGAGCGCGGGCTCCGGGCCAGGTCTGCGCCACGTTCCCCTGTGACTGTCAGCTCTCGGTTAGGAAGGCAGGAGGGCGAGcagagggcgggcgggcggggctttcctgctgtctccagctcctgccagcaTCCCTTAAGCAACCGCGCAGAGCCCGGGCTGCAGCCTCCAGCTTCTTTTGGCCCTCTCTGCACCAGCCGCCGTGCCACGTCCCCTCAGAGGCCCAAGCACCAGCCAGCTGCGTCCCCCGTGGTGGTCAGAGCGCCGCCAGCCAAGCCAAAGTCCCCTCCGAGGCCAGCCAAGCCAAGGTCCCCTTCGAGGACTGAGCGCCAGCCGCGTCCCCGCCCAGAGGTCCGACCACCACCAGCCAAGCAGAAGCCCCCTCAGAAGTCCAAGCAACCAGCACGCAGCAGCCCCCTCAGAGGGCCAGGCGCCAGCCGCGGGGGGTCTCCCACCAGAGCTCCTAGGTTCTGGTAACACCATCTCTTGCCTCTTGTCCCCCCTAGCCTAAGGTCAGTAGCGGCTCTTTGCAAGTACTAACATGGGGGATCTCTCCACAGTACCAAGCCTGTGTAATCCACTCCCTTCATTAAAACCCCTCTGTTGGAAACACCTGGCGTGGCTTCTGTTTTCCTCCCAGATGTTAGTGTCCACACTTCAGAAGGCTGCGTCTGTGCCATCCCACAGGACTGCAGGCCACTCACTCACCGGCTCCTTCTGTTGACCACAGTGGCAGGCTGACATATGAGCCTGCCCTTCTCCTTACTGTGcctcagagaggaggagaggtgatGCCCAGGAGCcacatctgtgcatgtgtgaaagGAGAGGTCCCTCTCACCTCCTGACACGTCCCGTCATATATTAGCCTTGGTGGCAGTGCCATCCATTTGTTCACTCGGCCAGTCACTCAGCAAATTGTACTGCCTGTCTGTAAGGTTTTATATGCTGTACCGGGGAGAGGAATGTAATTTGTGACTTCTGAGTACCCTCAATTTTGCTGTAGACCTAAAACTGTACCAAAAAATAAAGtctggagagaagaagagagaaggaggaggaagagggttgtgacagccaggcatggcagccaaCCTATAATCCAACCACATGGGGCtctaaagcaggaggatcttaGTGGGTTTACAGAGTAAGTGCTGGGCTAGCCaggtgtgagaccctgtctcaaaaagaagacaaaaagctGGTCCACCTGAGGCAGAGCAGATGGACAGATGCCTCTGGACATCCTCCAGTTTGCCCACTCACAAGTTTCTGTTAAGCCTCAGACTCCCATGACCAGCTGGGACATCTCTGTTTGAGATGAGCCATGTACATCCTGAGTATGGCAGTATTGGAGTGTTTACGCTGTACACCATGACCAGCTAGTCTCTCCAGAGCCCAGCTCAGGGTTTGGCTGATGTTAGTGACTGAGACCAAATGATGTACCTCACAGTCTGACACAGCTCAAGGTGAAGGACTTCAGCATCAGGTTTGAGTCCACGTTTTTAGACAAACTTGCGACCAGTGCTTGTCTGGGGCCACATACTTGTAATCAATTTATTAAATGTTGCTTATCTTTTTGAATGTGGTTCATTCCTATCAAAGTAGGGACGTGTCAACCTGGTCAGAATTTTACAACAGAGTTCATATActctacacatatgtgcacacatttacATTTAAGTCCGTGGTATCAGTtactgttttcattgctgtgataactGGGGAAGCGACGTTAAGAAGGTTCATTTTGAGTCACAGTTTGAAGGGACACAGTCCATTGTGTGTCAAGGTATGGTGTCAAGAGCCTGAGGTGGCCGGTCACATTACATcatcagccaggaagcagagagagatgaatgctggtactcagcttaATTTCCCCTTCATATTCAGTCCCAGGGCCCCAGCCCATGAGCTGGTGCCCCCCACAATCAGGCTGAGCCTTCTCATTTAAACCTCTGTGGGAACGCCTCCCTAGACGCAGAGGGGCATTTCCTCGGCTACTCTTGAATCCAGGCAAGTTGACAGCGAAGCTCAGCCATCACAAgttgtaaatgtttttgtttctggtcCAGGAGTGGAACATACTGTCACTGCTATTGTGTTGCAAAATGCTTACAACGAGTGGCCAGAAAACCAAAAATTATTATGCCTAGAAACAGGaggacttaaaaaaatatatctttcctAGGCTCAATCCAGAAAAAATATTGTGTCCATTTTGACCAGAGACTACAAGGTTTGAGAAACCAGAGAGAGGGCTTCTAAAGCTGCATTtctgaggagaaaaataaagtcacaAGTTTTCACTCAGGGCTCAGGGGTTAAATGCCTGTCTTGCTCttgaaggacctgagttcagttccccacatcccacatgggggctcaaaactgtaacttcagttccactgccctctgctggcatctGTGGGAactgcatgaatgtggtacacacacacacacacacacacacacacacacacacacacacacacacacaccaaattaaaataaatacatccttTAGAAAGGTCCATGAAGTCACAGTTGTATTAAAGACTGTATAGGAAGTACACACCACTTACCAGTTTGtgaaactttctttttctctttgtaaatcaGATTGAAAAGGAGGAGCAGGTCAACCCCAAGAAAAAAGTGACAAGGAAGGGATTTCCTGTGAATGGACAGCCTCCGCCTGTGGACGTACCACTTCACAACCCATCCGCCCTCAGACAAGTTACCTGGCCTCAAGTATGATGCAGGATCAGACACCTGCTGATGTGACAGCTACAGATGCCCTCAGTCCTCACGGTGTGGGAGCCTCAGGGCAGCCTGCCTGGAGGTGAGGAGGGGCCTCTTTGTACCACACTCCAGTCACTGAGTCCTGAAAGGACCCCTTGGGCTCCAGAGCTCAGGAAAGGGGTCTTTTGGTTTCATCTGCAATCCTTTTCTCTCTGGCAGTGCACGGGCCTCCAGGGACTTTGGCAAAGGTCTGCAGAGCGAATCCACACATAttccccctccttctttctgtctcctctaacCCTGCATCTGGTGGCTGAACCTGGCTCTTGATCCTTAAACCTTTCTCTTCCTAATTCTCTGCCTGGGCTCCTCTTCTTCCCATGCCATTTGCTCTCTGTTTAGAGATCCTCCTTTCTCAGTAGCTAGAGCCAGAGTGGACACTGGTGAAGGTCTGTGTGAGGTTCAGAGTAAGATACTAATTGTTGTATGATCCTTAAGTGCTGAGATGTTCCGAGACAAAAGGAGCTGTGTTTAATTCCCATGTCAGATGTAGCTAACTTGTACAAGAAACAGAACAGATTAGGAGCAGCAGCCTCTGTCCCCTCTGCAGGCCCGTCTCCAGCCTCACACAGGGCTTTGTGAGCACCAACTCCTTTCCCTGTGTGGGTGAGAAGAACCCTTTAAAGCACTGCTTTTGAAATCTCGCCACCTGCACAGTTAGCGCTCACCTGCATAGTTCTGTGTCTTCTACATGGCTCTGTCACCTGTACAGTTAGCGCTCACCTGGATAGTTCTGTGTCTTCTACATGGCTCTGTCACCTGTACAGATCCACCAGCACAGCTCCAACTGCTTTCAAATCTTAAAACTTGGAAAGGTCATATGGCTTCAGCCCTGTTgtctcatccccctccctcctgTGAGGGATTCTGGACCTGGTTAGATGTCCCTAGGCACTTGTGTAGGTCTAGAAAGAGAGCTGGGAAAGTTTCTGTTTCCCAATCAAAATTCTCCCAACTCCCGGGGAGAGAGGAGGCCTGATGCCCTAGGGCTTTCCCTGGCTGGCCCTCCATATCAATGTCTGTGGTAAAGAGAGGTcaagagaatgggaaaggaaCTTGACCTTCTGGAAAGGAGAGTAAAGTACATGTGTGCTGGGGAGTAGAGAGCTAGAAATCCAAGACTTCTTCCGGAGTACGAGGCCATTCCTGGATGAGGCCATTCCTGGATGAGGCCATTCCTGGATGAGGCCATTCCTGGATGAGGGCCTCTGATGAGGGCCTCTGGCAGTTAACTTTCCATCTCTTTGCTCTGGTTTGTCCCCAAGTCTGTAGCCTCAGACTTTGGGGAAGGAATGATCCTGAGTGTGGGTTCTTGTTCTGGATCTTTAACCCCATTCCGCTTGCTTGGACCTCATGTCTGCACTTGCTGTGAGGACAGAGACTGGGGCAGGTGGAAGAGCCTCAGATTGCCTTGGACTCTTGTGGacaggtgcgtgcgtgcgtgcgtgcgtgcgtgcgtgcgtgcgtgcgtgtgtgtgtgtgtgtgtgtgtgtgtgtgtgtgtgttgggattagCTTGGGGATAACATTTCCCAGCTCTCCTTTTCTTGCCCAAGTGTAAATACTAGAGGACCCCTCCTAGTCCCAAGTTAGTTCTTGTCTCCCTGAAGACCTCAGCCACAGAAGCTCATCATGGAAGGTCCACACTGGTACACACACCGCTTCAGAGCCCCAGCCTAAACTCAGGGTTCTATTACGTTCCCATCACAGGCCATGTAGGCGCTCCAATTGGGCCACTTTCCCTACTCAGCCCAGATTggtgggggtggaaggagaggaacTGGAGATCCATCTCTATCCAGGCTCCATCTGGGTCTGCCCCAGAAACAATTTCAGTGTTCTAAGCCCAAACTTAGGTAAGTTATAGACTCTAAACGCtagaaccagagagagagagacagctgcAGGCAGTAGATGCTCACCCTTGTTACTCCTTGGCCCCCAACACTTTCCCACTCAGGAGAAAGGAGGCCATGTCTCTACCATAAGGAAGCCAGGCTCAGGGCTTGGCGGATGACTCAGGGTTAGAAATGCTTGCCCTGCAAACATGAGTACTGGAGTTTAGATCCCATGACCCACATCAATGCTGGGGGGCCTGGCAACCCTACCCCTAAATCCAGCCTCAGGAGGCGGACACAGGAGATCCCCAGGGCAACTAcctagcaagactagccatatcagtgagctctgggactgactgagaaaccctgcctcagtgaatatgGTAGAAGATAGAGGGGTGACTCCCAACATCAGCCTCAGGGACTCGAGGCATGCGCACCTCTGTGCATGCGTGcccataaacaaaaaacaaaaacaataacaacaacaaaaaacacaagcacatgcacatcacacatacacatgaaaatggaaaaagaaaatgaaagagaaccaGACTCATGGTCCTTCCAGGATGGACCAATCCTGCCCATGATTCAGAAGCCCATTCCCTACCCGGCAAGACCACATggttcttctttctgtctctcctgtgTACATGTGAACACATGCGGCATCTGTCCTGGGTGCTTGTGCTCATTGTGGGGCCGTGTGCTTGCTACCCAGAGCCTGTCATGCTCTGGCCCACGGTTCCTGAGCACATGCCCTCATCTCAAATATCATCTCAGAGATTCTTCCACGGCACCTGACTCTGCAACGCTAATTTTGGTTGTAGTCTTCTGGAATCATCCTGCTCACTTATTTATTGTTTCATCCTTGTGCAATGCCTTGGCTAATGCAAATCCCATGATTGCCAGGACTGATTTATGCTGTCTTCAGTTATCTGGCACTAATAAgaattcaataaatacttgttgactggaagaatgtttatttgtttttaaaaaacagttttaaaaataatttccaaaagtATGAATCCTTTTGAGGAATCTGAGACATCTATTGTAACTCACAAGGGATTACTGGTGACCTTTGCATGGCCCCTCTGTgtagagaaaatgggaaatgaagAGCAGGAATTCATGAATGTAAACACAGCCCTCAGCTGGGCCTTGAAGGAAGCCGAGGACTAGCAGGGTTTGGGTTGTTAACTCAGGAGCTGTCTGAGTATATTGAAATGCTTTTGGGGGCagtgggggcgcacacctttaatcccagcactcaggaggcagaggtaggcggatctctgagttcgaggccagcctggtctacagagtgagttccaggacagccagggctacacagagaaaccctgaacccccgccccccccaaaaaaaaccaaaaaaacaaaaaagaaatgctcTTGGGTAAGAGTTGGCAGAGTGTGTGACAAAGAGGCATGGAACAATTAGCTGATGGAGCTAAGAACCTAGGAGGTGGGAAAGGAGTTTTGGGACACCAGTGAGGGGGACGTCCATGAATAAAGGGGCTTTTAcctggaaaggggaaagaggaaaggagaactGTAGATCACAATGAGTTCTTGAGTTCAGTGGCGGGGTGTGGGGTGGCCCTGCCTGAAGTGTTGCTTTCCTGTGTACCTTATGTAGGACACGAGGCAGCTAGTTCacacggggtggtggtggtgatgatgtggtggtgatggtggtggtggtggtggtggtggtggtggtggtggtggtggtggtggtagtggtggtggtggtgatggtggtggtggtggtgatagtggtggtggtggtgatagtggtggtggtggtgatggtggtggtggtggtggtggtggtggtggtgatagtggtggtggtggtggtggtggtggtgatggtggtggtggtgatagtggtggtggtggtgatagtggtggtggtggtggtggtgatggtggtggtggtggtgatagtggtggtggtggtggtggtggtggtggtgatggtggtggtggtggtgatggtggtggtggtggtggtggtggtgatggtggtggtggtggtggtggtggtgatggtggtggtggtggtggtggtggtcatggtggtggaggtggtggaggtggtggtggtagaggtggtggtggtggtagaagtagtggtgatggtggtggtggtggtggtgatggtggtgatgatggtggtggtggtggtggtgatggtggtggtggtgatggtggtgatgatggtggtggtggtggtggtggtggtggtggtggtggtggtgtggtgtcaAGGACAGGTTAGGGACAGGAGAAACAACAGCGGCGGGGAGGACTACGAAGAACTGATTCCAAATCACCTCTATGAAGCCTATCCTAATCTTCCCCTCATTTTGAatgagtttgtgttttcttttaaaaatgatttatttatttggtgtttgtTCACCTGCCATGGTgcacttgtagaggtcagaggacaacttgagggagtcaaTCCTCTCTTCCTGTGAAGGTTCTGGGGCCACAGGGCCACGTAAGGTGCTGTTTATCCCACAGTTCATTTCATCACCTCCCCAAGTCTCTGTGAAAACGAAAGACACCTTTCCTGCACGTTTATCCTCCAGTAAAGCTTTGGAAGTGGCCAAGGCAGCTGCTTTTCTGATGGCTTAAGCCTCCCTGGAGACAAGGATGATGTGGAGAGGTGCACAGAGTGACCTTTTCATGCAGGGAAAGTGGTGGGCAGATTGTTTAGCCCAGGGCAGTATTCTTAAATgactaaaaacaaaatcaggcttgtgtgtatgattttattcataaatatgtaATTCATTTTGTCTCAAGATGTCAGGCTCGTATTTAAAGTCTTTTGGGGTGAACCAATCTCTATTTCACTCATAGTTTACAGGAGCCCATCTGTCTTAGAACCAACCTGGAGCCCAAACACTGTTACACTGTATCTAAAAGACAGAATAGAAGCGTCAGCCCTCAAGGTCATGGCAAGGTCTACTCACTACCACATCATTGGTCCATGGGGCCCATGTCGGCTAATGaaacaataatttaaatgtaCGACGACTGTCAGCTTGACATGGCAGAGTCTCCAGGATCAGGTTgggctgtgggcatgtctgtgggggattccTTAATGAAAGTGACAggcacctgtagctagagttttcctgccttgcccacagtcaggacaaatctctgtcacccgccagtcccacagccgctcagacccaaccaagtaaacacagagacttatattgcttacaaactgtatggccgtggcaggcttcttgctaactgttcttatagcttaaattaatccatttctacaaatctataccctgtcatgtggctggtggcttaccagcgtctttacatgctgcttgtcctggcggtggctgcagtgtctctctcctcagccttctgcttcccagaattctcctctttccttgtcccacctacttcctgcctggcaacctacttcctgcctggtcactggccatcagtgttttatttatatagagcaatatccacagcacttcccctttttttctttttttaaaaaggaaggttttaactttaacatctctttctaaaaaagaaaaggggatatgatatagatatataggaggatatggagatgataagataaaagggtagattaatgaacctacttttaaagaacaacttgtttaaaatgttttacattggtatagattttagtttatgtttaaaatgttttaacattggtataaattttagtttattgatacaaacttgaagttaattttgttatactgtatatatatatatttctattcttgtttgaggtactgtgtttatgtaactcatttaaaattgtaatggataattaaaaaatcgattaataattagtcatctatgataatcatatttgtagccatgttagttaagtcttctaggtatacatagatatatttcagatagataaggtaatcttcaaacacttcatagacctagagaatatggcatttaaataacttagaattctgttgatgtgagacacaattgctcctggctgcaccaattgatcccgagagaatgttgggcttctaagacatttccatttggaagtttgtctttttggcacaaaatggcctactgggcaaagaactgcccttgccttgatggctgacagtacaaatgcaatgctgtcctttctggacaagcgggacacaaggaaagataagaaacacagaaccaatgtaaaggagaaagccgagaggtcagagctcagagctaaaatctcacccttcctcctgtggtggtcccaGTTTCCCGAAatagagctatttccctgtgtgtaagtcgtttcatagtcattctgccttctcattggttgtaaacccaaacacgtgactgcctcgtcactgtctgaatgtacagccccctaggtcttaaaggcatatgtctccaatgctggctgtatccctgaacacacagagatctatgggattaaaggcgtgcgccaccaccaccatactctgtccatggctctaatagttctgacccctgggcaactttatttattaacatacaattaaaatcacatttcagtacaattagaataccaccacaggcaccATTCCTGGATTTGGGGCTCTGGATTCTCTCAGAGtggagaaagctggctgagcactAAGCATgcctgcattcatttctctctgctcctgactgggtatgtggtgtgaccagctgtctccagctcctgcagtgatggactatagcctggaattgtgagcaaaataaaacctttcaggttttctccttcctttcttcctccttctttccttcctccctctctctttcctcccttcctccttccttccctccccctccttccttccttccttccttccttccttccttccttccttccttccttccttccttccttccttctttctttctttctttctttctttctttctttctttctttctttctttctttctttctttcttcaatcaAGATATGTTATGCCATCAAGGGAAATGAAACGGACACAGCAGGACTTTGCACCCCTTTAACCCCTCACTTTCTTGCCTGGTAGAAGGAGACTGGTGACAACTGTCTTGCCTGTCCCACAGTGCTGCTGTGTACACCAAGGAAGAGCTTAGACTCTAAAGGTTTAGCATGGCAAATGGTGACTGACTTCCCGAGGGACATCATGGAGATTGCGATGCTGTGTCCGAGGGAATGGAGGTGACTTCAGAGTTAGCAGATCCAGGCTTTCTCTAAATCTGACACTAACCAGTGGTGTCGTCCCAACGGCTCAGCCTGTGGCGTTTGAGTCATTTACCTGTTCAGGGACAAACTCAGGtcacagaagcttccagaaacTCCCCAGCCCTACAGTGCTGTCGTTCCCACGGGCTGTGTTGTCTTTCACCCCAATAAacagagcatgtgtgtgcaggaccAGGGCATGGGGGCCTGTGTGGCTTCTGTGCTCAGGTGGGAATGCACACAGGGAAATCGAGTCCCTCCATTTCCTGGGTGGGAAAGCTGCTGGCGGGTAGGTCTACTAAACTCACTCTCTGAGGGACAATGCTTTGGTACATTGTTCTTTGGTGGCtgcccctctttttatttttcacattggTTGAGATACACAGCCCACCTGCCCTCTACCAAGCCTACAACTCCAGACAGTAAACTAAAAAAGTGTATCTAATCTAGCTGgaacttgtgtgtgcatgtgtgtaggtcaggggacaacttttaGGAGGCAGTTTTCTCCTTTATCACATGGGACccaagatcaaactcaggttgacggactgagccatcttgccagctctgtTTATAACCTCTTAAGTTGTACTGTTTTCCTCTTATCTTCTCTGAGTTTTACTTGGCATCTCTTCTTTGGTTTATATCTCAGAAAGGACTTCCTCTCAGGAAGCTCAGATGTAAGAATCGGAAACACACAAGCTATATCTCCATGTAGGTCATGGGGTTCAGGTGTTTGCCTttcttcacagacatgtccaTCCCTTTCATGAGAATGGGGTACCTGCTTCTGAAGAATGTAGGCAGCCCGTGGGAAATGCAGGGGTGCAGCTGCCAGAAGAGCTGGGGATTGCACGCCCCTGGCCAGTGTTGTAGCTGACAGTTTTTCTCTCCCCTCAGCACTGTGGCGATGCCATTCCATCACCTCCCTCTGTAAGTGCCAACGAGAGGTCTGCCATCCATCTTCTTGACTCTCCACGGTAAGATTCTGTTTTCCCTGTGTTTGGTTGGTCTGAACTGTCACTGTGATGTCACTAAGTACAGATTTATGTCTGTTTATTCTGCCCAGGACTCAGGTTCCTCTATCTGAAGATGTGTGTGTCTTCAGGGATGTGCAAAACAAGTTCGTGTTACACAACTATCCAAGTgggaaatataaaaaagaaattgtcaaGCGTTGGCAATGATGTGAGGAGAGTCCTAGATGCTACTGATGGGAATTTGTACGTTGTCATGGTAGATGTCATCCTACCACTGTACCCCGGGACACTAGCAAGGCAGGGTATCTTAAAACCTCTAATCAAGTGACTATAATTTTAGGCATCCATCCTGGAGAACACTTACACACTTTTAGAGAAGAGGAAACACACAAATTTGTTTAAAAGATCATGGTTTGTAGTTAAGAGGGGAAATAGAATGCAATTAGCCAAACTTTCTATCCATAAGGGAATGAGAGAATCAATTTGGggatattttcaaataaagtccTAAACATCAGTTAAAGCCAGTCTGTCAGGCAGACTGTATCAAGCAGGTGAATCTAGACAGCAGAGCCAGGACTACAGAAGGCAAGCATAAGGCGGCAAACCCAGTATGACATCCTAGGTATCAATATCGACAGCCCACAATCCTATATTGGTTATTGCTCAATAAGGAGAAGCCATAAAATCTCATACTTTTTCTATAATGCAATAGAATTTAAAATGATAGCAAAAGACaaagatattaaaaatgaatCCTCTCAGAAATAAAAGTATAAGAAATAATTCCTGGCTTGAAGAAATAACCCTGACTAAAAGCTACATAGAAATAGTTTAACAATACTAGGGGACATACATTTGTTTGGAGAGGGTAAATGGGAAATTTGTGAACAGCCTTGGATGCTTCCACAgttatataaatcttaaaaaacaccaaaaaacattTGCTTTGAATCAATTTTGGGTCTGGGATAGAGTCCTTGGCTTGTGAGAAAAGGGAACCAATTGGAATACAGCTCTCAAATTTTCCTTTAGGGACCAGGTAAGTAGGAGAGGACAACAGGATGTTGGGGAACGTGGAGGGATGTACAGTACTTGGTGGAGGGACATGAAGAGCACCAGGAACGGCTTTgtgctgggagctgggtggccaaGCACAGGCAGATGCTGGGAGACCCCAAAGGCCACCGTTGCACCCTCACAGCCAGACCTGGTAAAGTTCAGATTGGAGTGCAGGGATGGGGGCCATGTTCAAGGTGTGGAgctgcagagagaggaagacagtaaggaggaaggaagagatggctcagaatgcTGCGCCCCAGCAAGAAGAAGCAGGCCATACTGTCCCAAGATCCCGGAAGGGCCCCGGCTTCCTAACCCGAGGGTGCTATGTGGCCCCAGAAGTGCCAATGCGAAGGCAGGGGAATTTAACTGCAGAACAACTTCGTGCAGAAACTCTGGTGCTAAATGAATATCTAAGTGACAACCTCTCTGACGGACAGGGTCTAACGGTGAACTGCCCGAGGCTATCTCCTTCCTGAGAGTAACGGGGCTGGGAAGAACTAGGGTGAGATAGCGCACAGCAACCCACTGGCGAGCCTCACCCCAACCCATTAAGGAAACATCATGGGGACTCCATCTCCAGTGCTCGCTCATCTCACCCTCCCCTCCACGCCACCCCCAAGACAAAGAGCACTTGTTAACCCATGCACAGCATTGGATATTAGCCCATTAATGTGAATAACCAGAAACCACTACATTTTGTCTGTCTTCTGTTGAAATAAAACCTGGGGGTGGATCAAGCCTGTCTGGAGATTCCTTCAAGCTGGTGGGTCACAGCGTAATGTGCCTTGAGCATCATAGCTGAAGCGCGATGTAATCATTATGTAATGTTTTTCTGTTTAACATGGATTCTGAGGAACATTCCCCAGTAAATACTAGAGAAATTACATGAAACTCCAAAAGCTGTTCTTTATAAGTTTCTTTAGTAGGAATTCATAGCCACAATGTCTGACATATGGTAGACTATCCTGGATGTTAATTAATCTTAGGTTttgggagaaactgaggcatgtgGCTGGAGTTGCTGGGGTCTCcaggcaggaagccctgggttagCATTTGCTAATTCCCGTAGTGTGAATGTTCCCACGGTGATGATTTTCTCAGTATGAATGGGAAGAGGTTGCCCAGTGGGCTCCCTCAGGTAGGACGTTCATCGCTCTCGACTGTCCGTCCCACACTTGGCTATCATTTAACTATGAACTGGCGCAGGCTGGTGCAAAGCAAGTCTACTTACCTGTGGGCCTCTAATAT
This window harbors:
- the Mobp gene encoding myelin-associated oligodendrocyte basic protein isoform X3, with amino-acid sequence MSQKMAKEGPRLSKNQKFSEHFSIHCCPPFTFLNSKREIVDRKYSICKSGCFYQKKEEDWICCACQKTRLKRRSRSTPRKK
- the Mobp gene encoding myelin-associated oligodendrocyte basic protein isoform X2, with amino-acid sequence MSQKMAKEGPRLSKNQKFSEHFSIHCCPPFTFLNSKREIVDRKYSICKSGCFYQKKEEDWICCACQKTSRRATSPQRPKHQPAASPVVVRAPPAKPKSPPRPAKPRSPSRTERQPRPRPEVRPPPAKQKPPQKSKQPARSSPLRGPGASRGGSPTRAPRF
- the Mobp gene encoding myelin-associated oligodendrocyte basic protein isoform X1: MSQKMAKEGPRLSKNQKFSEHFSIHCCPPFTFLNSKREIVDRKYSICKSGCFYQKKEEDWICCACQKTSRRATSPQRPKHQPAASPVVVRAPPAKPKSPPRPAKPRSPSRTERQPRPRPEVRPPPAKQKPPQKSKQPARSSPLRGPGASRGGSPTRAPRFW